A genomic region of Arachis stenosperma cultivar V10309 chromosome 9, arast.V10309.gnm1.PFL2, whole genome shotgun sequence contains the following coding sequences:
- the LOC130950732 gene encoding sister chromatid cohesion protein PDS5 homolog B isoform X5 — translation MDEPLLQRLSELGIQLAHRTRPNKDFIVKSLREAVNALCNLEQSPQPQNAKEAQAAQKRESALKPLVDALCRGLLRHPDKDVRLLVAICVTEIFRVKAPEPPFEDKYLREVFKLIVNSFADLADIASPYFSKRVKLLDTVAQLRCCVIMLEIDCVDLVLEMFNIFFSVVSDDSHDSLIYSMSSIMLNLLNESEEASQQLLEVILRNLIKGKKDATSAAYQLAASVIKSCAEEDALNSLVCRYLISCIHARDAMVSELKESYHEIIFKVFQCAPQMLVAVIPSLIEELLADQVDVRIKSVNLVGKLFALSEQLVAQKYHDLFVEFLERFSDKSVDVRISALQCSKAIYVAKPYGTESDEIISAVEDRLLDFDDRVRMQAVLVACDISRSNLKLVPSTLISQATERLRDKKISVRKRALKKMIEVYQDYCTECWKGSMTISDHFEKIPCKIMLLCYDKDCKEFGSQNMEFVFADDLFPENLPVEERTKHWMHMFSLFSSQHEKALLTILTQKRRLQNEMKNYLAMRKKLKGVGSEDLHKKIEDILAEMAESFPDCHKAKEGLRSLNLSKDNKLFKSIEQLLEKQTFIVRQANQDVLLGMIGDNHPYHEFLQSIFSRCSNNIFSSEHVQYILDFLLNNQSGNNHLEDSSVDLLLVIVRIFPTMLKGLEMQFQMLLEQKSTVNDKLIEIIAKAGAHVSFNISDIYPFLKKMCLDGTRTQAKFSVSAIAAITTEQSVFLNLYEALIDPLYSQWNVPTVLQSLGCIAQHSVLTFETRGEEITSYISQKIIQMEHLDDGDSVTCLANTARCCESCQLKIYGLKTLVKSYLPYQAGHIKRNIKFLLDILSTMLYNNFDMTDTGSCENDMSRIRLAAAKAVLRLSRKWDLHITPEIFRCTILIGKDSSPFVRRTFLAKIHKLLKERKLPIRFTCAFAFGVTDGIEDVRYHSYKYIAEFIKDYGLVTRKQQSSAAHGAVAHPAYMVVYLIHVLAQNSDFPLEGCRNEKLYADFCSPLFFVLQAFTNASIVDGDLDIVNDAVLHLFSIFRAIRKAEDAIDPQTTTKLHILAEFGMFALNAINRGAISVSQAPGQILLPSSFYKLQGNSKCSESFCEEGFLCSLFATLKRCTPQAFAQKPLTKLGRKGQEAFPKSNTKISRVLDLTASKMDNLSVRAITNAKSVRQDSPPRKRSKHVLSSNCGSTGLHESMEKQNKIATKNCEKTSGTNMLLPCDSMSGKGCQPELHLVSRRSKRAAACTLEIVPASCKHTVQHFKCPETHLKDSCGVKKQDILADVSNKKSFSQWQPD, via the exons ATGGACGAACCCTTGCTGCAACGCCTGTCCGAACtcggcattcaacttgcccaccGAACTCGTCCGAACAAGGATTTCATTGTCAAATCGCTTCGA GAAGCTGTAAATGCTTTGTGTAACTTAGAGCAGTCTCCTCAGCCGCAAAACGCTAAAGAAGCGCAGGCTGCTCAGAAACGAGAATCTGCTTTGAAGCCGCTGGTGGATGCTCTTTGTCGTGGTCTGCTTCGACATCCTGATAAAGATGTTCGGCTTTTGGTTGCTATTTGTGTCACGGAAATTTTTAGAGTCAAAGCACCAGAACCACCTTTTGAAGACAAGTATTTAAGG GAGGTTTTTAAACTCATTGTTAATTCGTTTGCGGATCTTGCTGATATTGCAAGCCCATACTTCTCAAAGAGGGTTAAACTATTGGACACTGTGGCTCAATTAAGGTGTTGTGTGATAATGCTGGAGATTGACTGCGTAGATTTGGTTCTTGAGATGTTCAATATTTTCTTCTCTGTTGTGAG CGATGATAGCCATGATAGTTTGATTTATTCCATGTCTTCTATAATGCTAAACTTGTTGAATGAGAGTGAGGAGGCTTCTCAGCAACTGTTGGAAGTGATTTTGCGAAATCTTATAAAGGGGAAAAAg GATGCAACTTCTGCTGCTTATCAACTAGCTGCATCAGTCATCAAAAGTTGTGCAGAAGAGGATGCACTGAACTCCCTAGTTTGTAGGTATCTTATATCCTGTATACATGCCCGAGATGCTATGGTCAGTGAGCTTAAAGAATCATATCATGAAATCATATTCAAGGTTTTTCAATGTGCACCTCAAATGCTAGTTGCTGTCATCCCAAGCTTAATTGAGGAATTGTTG GCTGATCAGGTTGATGTTCGGATAAAATCTGTTAATTTGGTTGGCAAGCTTTTTGCACTCTCTGAGCAGCTTGTTGCACAGAAGTATCACGATCTTTTTGTGGAGTTTTTGGAAAGATTTTCTGATAAATCTGTGGATGTAAGGATTAGTGCTCTACAGTGTTCGAAAGCTATTTATGTGGCCAAACCTTATGGGACAGAATCAGATGAAATTATCT CAGCTGTTGAAGACCGGTTGCTGGACTTTGATGACCGAGTGAGAATGCAGGCAGTTCTTGTTGCCTGTGATATTTCCAGGTCAAACCTGAAACTTGTTCCATCCACACTAATATCTCAAGCCACTGAGAGACTTCGGGATAAAAAG ATATCCGTCAGAAAGAGGGCCTTGAAGAAGATGATTGAAGTGTATCAAGATTACTGCACGGAATGTTGGAAAGGCAGCATGACAATTAGCGACCACTTTGAGAAGATTCCATGTAAAATTATGTTGCTTTGCTATGATAAAGATTGCAAGGAATTTGG GTCACAGAACATGGAATTTGTTTTTGCTGATGATTTGTTTCCTGAGAACCTTCCTGTAGAGGAGAGGACAAAGCACTGGATGCACATGTTTTCACTTTTTAGTTCTCAACATGAAAAAGCTCTGCTTACTATTTTGACTCAAAAGAGAAG GCTacaaaatgaaatgaaaaattaTCTGGCTATGAGGAAGAAATTGAAG GGAGTTGGTTCTGAAGACCTACATAAGAAGATTGAAGATATTCTTGCAGAAATGGCTGAATCCTTCCCGGATTGTCACAAGGCTAAAGAGGGCCTTCGCAGTTTAAACTTGAGTAAAGATAATAAGTTGTTTAAATCAATTGAACAACTATTGGAGAAACAGACTTTCATAGTTAGACAAGCCAACCAA GATGTTCTGCTGGGAATGATTGGAGACAACCATCCGTATCACGAATTTCTGCAATCAATCTTCTCCAGATGTTCAAATAACATTTTCAGCTCAGAGCATGTCCAGTATATCTTAGATTTTCTGTTGAATAACCAAAGTGGAAATAATCACTTGGAGGATTCTTCTGTGGATCTTCTTCTG GTTATTGTCAGAATTTTCCCTACAATGCTGAAAGGCTTGGAAATGCAGTTTCAAATGTTATTGGAACAGAAAAGTACTGTTAATGACAAGCTGATTGAGATTATAGCAAAGGCAGGAGCTCATGTTTCATTTAATATTAG TGATATTTATCCATTTCTTAAGAAAATGTGCTTGGATGGAACTCGCACACAGGCCAAATTTTCAGTCTCTGCAATAGCTGCCATAACTACTGAGCAATCAGTTTTCTTAAATTTATACGAG GCGTTGATTGATCCTTTGTATAGCCAGTGGAATGTCCCGACAGTTTTGCAGTCCCTGGGTTGTATTGCACAACACTCTGTTTTGACTTTTGAAACTAGAGGCGAAGAGATCACATCATATATAAGCCAAAAGATTATTcaa ATGGAGCACTTGGATGATGGTGATAGTGTGACATGCTTAGCTAATACTGCTCGATGTTGCGAATCTTGTCAATTAAAG ATTTATGGACTTAAAACCCTGGTAAAGAGTTATTTACCTTATCAAGCAGGCCATATCAAACGCAATATTAAGTTTTTGTTGGATATTTTGTCAACAATGCTATACAACAATTTTGATATGACTGATACAGGCTCATG CGAAAATGACATGTCTCGTATCAGATTAGCTGCAGCAAAGGCAGTTCTTCGGCTTTCTAGGAAGTGGGATTTGCATATTACTCCAGAAATTTTTCGCTGTACTATTTTGATTGGAAAG GACTCCTCGCCTTTTGTTAGGAGAACATTTCTTGCCAAAATCCACAAGTTGTTGAAGGAGCGTAAACTACCTATTAGATTCACGTGTGCATTTGCATTTGGAGTGACAGATGGCATTGAGGATGTCCGATATCAT AGCTATAAATATATTGCAGAATTTATTAAGGATTATGGTCTTGTCACTCGTAAACAACAAAGTTCTGCTGCGCATGGAGCAGTTGCACATCCTGCATACATGGTCGTCTATTTGATTCATGTCCTTGCTCAGAATAGTGACTTTCCACTGGAAGGTTGTCGGAATGAAAAATTATATGCTGACTTTTGTAG TCCGCTCTTCTTTGTCCTGCAGGCATTTACCAATGCCAGTATAGTTGATGGTGACCTGGATATTGTAAATGATGCTGTCTTGCATCTATTTAGTATTTTTCGGGCAATCAGAAAAGCTGAAGATGCCATTGATCCCCAGACCACTACT AAGCTGCACATTCTAGCTGAATTTGGGATGTTTGCTTTAAATGCAATTAATCGTGGTGCAATATCAGTATCACAAGCTCCTGGGCAGATTTTGCTTCCTTCCTCATTTTATAAA TTACAGGGCAATTCAAAATGTTCAGAGTCATTTTGCGAGGAAGGTTTTCTATGTAGTCTCTTTGCCACACTTAAACGTTGTACCCCTCAGGCATTTGCTCAGAAG CCACTTACTAAGCTTGGTCGCAAGGGGCAAGAGGCTTTCCCCAAGTCTAATACCAAAATTTCCAGGGTTCTAGATTTGACAGCTAGCAAAATGGACAATTTATCAGTGAGAGCAATAACAAATGCTAAATCTGTGAGGCAAGATTCACCCCCACGGAAAAGGAGTAAACATGTGCTTTCTTCTAATTGTGGATCAACTGGTTTGCATGAATCAATGGAGAAGCAAAACAAAATTGCAACCAAAAACTGTGAAAAGACTTCAGGGACAAACATGCTCTTGCCTTGTGATTCTATGAGCGGGAAGGGTTGTCAGCCAGAATTACATTTGGTATCCCGAAGATCTAAAAGAGCTGCTGCTTGTACATTAGAAATTGTTCCTGCAAGTTGCAAACATACTGTTCAACATTTCAAATGCCCTGAAACCCACCTCAAAGATTCCTGTGGCGTAAAG aAGCAAGATATACTGGCAGATGTTTCAAATAAAAAGAGTTTCTCCCAGTG GCAGCCTGATTAG
- the LOC130950732 gene encoding sister chromatid cohesion protein PDS5 homolog B isoform X2 translates to MDEPLLQRLSELGIQLAHRTRPNKDFIVKSLREAVNALCNLEQSPQPQNAKEAQAAQKRESALKPLVDALCRGLLRHPDKDVRLLVAICVTEIFRVKAPEPPFEDKYLREVFKLIVNSFADLADIASPYFSKRVKLLDTVAQLRCCVIMLEIDCVDLVLEMFNIFFSVVSDDSHDSLIYSMSSIMLNLLNESEEASQQLLEVILRNLIKGKKDATSAAYQLAASVIKSCAEEDALNSLVCRYLISCIHARDAMVSELKESYHEIIFKVFQCAPQMLVAVIPSLIEELLADQVDVRIKSVNLVGKLFALSEQLVAQKYHDLFVEFLERFSDKSVDVRISALQCSKAIYVAKPYGTESDEIISAVEDRLLDFDDRVRMQAVLVACDISRSNLKLVPSTLISQATERLRDKKISVRKRALKKMIEVYQDYCTECWKGSMTISDHFEKIPCKIMLLCYDKDCKEFGSQNMEFVFADDLFPENLPVEERTKHWMHMFSLFSSQHEKALLTILTQKRRLQNEMKNYLAMRKKLKGVGSEDLHKKIEDILAEMAESFPDCHKAKEGLRSLNLSKDNKLFKSIEQLLEKQTFIVRQANQDVLLGMIGDNHPYHEFLQSIFSRCSNNIFSSEHVQYILDFLLNNQSGNNHLEDSSVDLLLVIVRIFPTMLKGLEMQFQMLLEQKSTVNDKLIEIIAKAGAHVSFNISDIYPFLKKMCLDGTRTQAKFSVSAIAAITTEQSVFLNLYEALIDPLYSQWNVPTVLQSLGCIAQHSVLTFETRGEEITSYISQKIIQMEHLDDGDSVTCLANTARCCESCQLKIYGLKTLVKSYLPYQAGHIKRNIKFLLDILSTMLYNNFDMTDTGSCENDMSRIRLAAAKAVLRLSRKWDLHITPEIFRCTILIGKDSSPFVRRTFLAKIHKLLKERKLPIRFTCAFAFGVTDGIEDVRYHSYKYIAEFIKDYGLVTRKQQSSAAHGAVAHPAYMVVYLIHVLAQNSDFPLEGCRNEKLYADFCSPLFFVLQAFTNASIVDGDLDIVNDAVLHLFSIFRAIRKAEDAIDPQTTTKLHILAEFGMFALNAINRGAISVSQAPGQILLPSSFYKGNSKCSESFCEEGFLCSLFATLKRCTPQAFAQKPLTKLGRKGQEAFPKSNTKISRVLDLTASKMDNLSVRAITNAKSVRQDSPPRKRSKHVLSSNCGSTGLHESMEKQNKIATKNCEKTSGTNMLLPCDSMSGKGCQPELHLVSRRSKRAAACTLEIVPASCKHTVQHFKCPETHLKDSCGVKKQDILADVSNKKSFSQCDPIEHSSLSSLKETVVTTGGLTANEKGY, encoded by the exons ATGGACGAACCCTTGCTGCAACGCCTGTCCGAACtcggcattcaacttgcccaccGAACTCGTCCGAACAAGGATTTCATTGTCAAATCGCTTCGA GAAGCTGTAAATGCTTTGTGTAACTTAGAGCAGTCTCCTCAGCCGCAAAACGCTAAAGAAGCGCAGGCTGCTCAGAAACGAGAATCTGCTTTGAAGCCGCTGGTGGATGCTCTTTGTCGTGGTCTGCTTCGACATCCTGATAAAGATGTTCGGCTTTTGGTTGCTATTTGTGTCACGGAAATTTTTAGAGTCAAAGCACCAGAACCACCTTTTGAAGACAAGTATTTAAGG GAGGTTTTTAAACTCATTGTTAATTCGTTTGCGGATCTTGCTGATATTGCAAGCCCATACTTCTCAAAGAGGGTTAAACTATTGGACACTGTGGCTCAATTAAGGTGTTGTGTGATAATGCTGGAGATTGACTGCGTAGATTTGGTTCTTGAGATGTTCAATATTTTCTTCTCTGTTGTGAG CGATGATAGCCATGATAGTTTGATTTATTCCATGTCTTCTATAATGCTAAACTTGTTGAATGAGAGTGAGGAGGCTTCTCAGCAACTGTTGGAAGTGATTTTGCGAAATCTTATAAAGGGGAAAAAg GATGCAACTTCTGCTGCTTATCAACTAGCTGCATCAGTCATCAAAAGTTGTGCAGAAGAGGATGCACTGAACTCCCTAGTTTGTAGGTATCTTATATCCTGTATACATGCCCGAGATGCTATGGTCAGTGAGCTTAAAGAATCATATCATGAAATCATATTCAAGGTTTTTCAATGTGCACCTCAAATGCTAGTTGCTGTCATCCCAAGCTTAATTGAGGAATTGTTG GCTGATCAGGTTGATGTTCGGATAAAATCTGTTAATTTGGTTGGCAAGCTTTTTGCACTCTCTGAGCAGCTTGTTGCACAGAAGTATCACGATCTTTTTGTGGAGTTTTTGGAAAGATTTTCTGATAAATCTGTGGATGTAAGGATTAGTGCTCTACAGTGTTCGAAAGCTATTTATGTGGCCAAACCTTATGGGACAGAATCAGATGAAATTATCT CAGCTGTTGAAGACCGGTTGCTGGACTTTGATGACCGAGTGAGAATGCAGGCAGTTCTTGTTGCCTGTGATATTTCCAGGTCAAACCTGAAACTTGTTCCATCCACACTAATATCTCAAGCCACTGAGAGACTTCGGGATAAAAAG ATATCCGTCAGAAAGAGGGCCTTGAAGAAGATGATTGAAGTGTATCAAGATTACTGCACGGAATGTTGGAAAGGCAGCATGACAATTAGCGACCACTTTGAGAAGATTCCATGTAAAATTATGTTGCTTTGCTATGATAAAGATTGCAAGGAATTTGG GTCACAGAACATGGAATTTGTTTTTGCTGATGATTTGTTTCCTGAGAACCTTCCTGTAGAGGAGAGGACAAAGCACTGGATGCACATGTTTTCACTTTTTAGTTCTCAACATGAAAAAGCTCTGCTTACTATTTTGACTCAAAAGAGAAG GCTacaaaatgaaatgaaaaattaTCTGGCTATGAGGAAGAAATTGAAG GGAGTTGGTTCTGAAGACCTACATAAGAAGATTGAAGATATTCTTGCAGAAATGGCTGAATCCTTCCCGGATTGTCACAAGGCTAAAGAGGGCCTTCGCAGTTTAAACTTGAGTAAAGATAATAAGTTGTTTAAATCAATTGAACAACTATTGGAGAAACAGACTTTCATAGTTAGACAAGCCAACCAA GATGTTCTGCTGGGAATGATTGGAGACAACCATCCGTATCACGAATTTCTGCAATCAATCTTCTCCAGATGTTCAAATAACATTTTCAGCTCAGAGCATGTCCAGTATATCTTAGATTTTCTGTTGAATAACCAAAGTGGAAATAATCACTTGGAGGATTCTTCTGTGGATCTTCTTCTG GTTATTGTCAGAATTTTCCCTACAATGCTGAAAGGCTTGGAAATGCAGTTTCAAATGTTATTGGAACAGAAAAGTACTGTTAATGACAAGCTGATTGAGATTATAGCAAAGGCAGGAGCTCATGTTTCATTTAATATTAG TGATATTTATCCATTTCTTAAGAAAATGTGCTTGGATGGAACTCGCACACAGGCCAAATTTTCAGTCTCTGCAATAGCTGCCATAACTACTGAGCAATCAGTTTTCTTAAATTTATACGAG GCGTTGATTGATCCTTTGTATAGCCAGTGGAATGTCCCGACAGTTTTGCAGTCCCTGGGTTGTATTGCACAACACTCTGTTTTGACTTTTGAAACTAGAGGCGAAGAGATCACATCATATATAAGCCAAAAGATTATTcaa ATGGAGCACTTGGATGATGGTGATAGTGTGACATGCTTAGCTAATACTGCTCGATGTTGCGAATCTTGTCAATTAAAG ATTTATGGACTTAAAACCCTGGTAAAGAGTTATTTACCTTATCAAGCAGGCCATATCAAACGCAATATTAAGTTTTTGTTGGATATTTTGTCAACAATGCTATACAACAATTTTGATATGACTGATACAGGCTCATG CGAAAATGACATGTCTCGTATCAGATTAGCTGCAGCAAAGGCAGTTCTTCGGCTTTCTAGGAAGTGGGATTTGCATATTACTCCAGAAATTTTTCGCTGTACTATTTTGATTGGAAAG GACTCCTCGCCTTTTGTTAGGAGAACATTTCTTGCCAAAATCCACAAGTTGTTGAAGGAGCGTAAACTACCTATTAGATTCACGTGTGCATTTGCATTTGGAGTGACAGATGGCATTGAGGATGTCCGATATCAT AGCTATAAATATATTGCAGAATTTATTAAGGATTATGGTCTTGTCACTCGTAAACAACAAAGTTCTGCTGCGCATGGAGCAGTTGCACATCCTGCATACATGGTCGTCTATTTGATTCATGTCCTTGCTCAGAATAGTGACTTTCCACTGGAAGGTTGTCGGAATGAAAAATTATATGCTGACTTTTGTAG TCCGCTCTTCTTTGTCCTGCAGGCATTTACCAATGCCAGTATAGTTGATGGTGACCTGGATATTGTAAATGATGCTGTCTTGCATCTATTTAGTATTTTTCGGGCAATCAGAAAAGCTGAAGATGCCATTGATCCCCAGACCACTACT AAGCTGCACATTCTAGCTGAATTTGGGATGTTTGCTTTAAATGCAATTAATCGTGGTGCAATATCAGTATCACAAGCTCCTGGGCAGATTTTGCTTCCTTCCTCATTTTATAAA GGCAATTCAAAATGTTCAGAGTCATTTTGCGAGGAAGGTTTTCTATGTAGTCTCTTTGCCACACTTAAACGTTGTACCCCTCAGGCATTTGCTCAGAAG CCACTTACTAAGCTTGGTCGCAAGGGGCAAGAGGCTTTCCCCAAGTCTAATACCAAAATTTCCAGGGTTCTAGATTTGACAGCTAGCAAAATGGACAATTTATCAGTGAGAGCAATAACAAATGCTAAATCTGTGAGGCAAGATTCACCCCCACGGAAAAGGAGTAAACATGTGCTTTCTTCTAATTGTGGATCAACTGGTTTGCATGAATCAATGGAGAAGCAAAACAAAATTGCAACCAAAAACTGTGAAAAGACTTCAGGGACAAACATGCTCTTGCCTTGTGATTCTATGAGCGGGAAGGGTTGTCAGCCAGAATTACATTTGGTATCCCGAAGATCTAAAAGAGCTGCTGCTTGTACATTAGAAATTGTTCCTGCAAGTTGCAAACATACTGTTCAACATTTCAAATGCCCTGAAACCCACCTCAAAGATTCCTGTGGCGTAAAG aAGCAAGATATACTGGCAGATGTTTCAAATAAAAAGAGTTTCTCCCAGTG TGATCCTATCGAACATTCTTCTCTCAGTAGTCTAAAGGAAACCGTTGTTACAACAGGAGGTCTAACTGCCAATGAAAAAGGTTACTAA